The Vibrio nitrifigilis genome window below encodes:
- a CDS encoding HU family DNA-binding protein, whose product MNKTQLVEKIASNADISKASAGRALDAFIEAVSDTLQSGDQVALVGFGTFQVRTRAARTGRNPKTGEEIQIAEAKVPAFKAGKALKDACN is encoded by the coding sequence GTGAATAAAACACAATTAGTAGAAAAAATCGCATCTAACGCGGATATCTCAAAAGCATCTGCAGGACGTGCCCTTGACGCATTTATTGAAGCTGTGTCTGATACTCTTCAATCTGGTGACCAAGTTGCGCTAGTTGGCTTTGGTACATTCCAAGTACGTACTCGTGCTGCACGTACTGGCCGTAACCCTAAAACGGGTGAAGAGATCCAAATCGCAGAAGCAAAAGTTCCAGCATTTAAAGCTGGTAAAGCATTGAAAGACGCTTGTAACTAA
- the ppiD gene encoding peptidylprolyl isomerase, with protein MMDRLREGANSIAIKVILGLIILSFVFAGIGSYLVSGSNNAAAKVGDSKISRQDFEQAYQNERNRMQQQLGDYFSNLLSDPSYVASFRKSVLDRMINDELIQQHAQSLGLTVSDSQVRQQLLSIPAFQKDGKFDKELYQAALRRAGFTADAFAEYLRKELLRDQLVNALQSSEFALKGEIDHQAELINQTRSIQTIELATSTFAKKVKLTDEEIQQYYKEHPQAFTRPAQKKISYLEVSADDLKDQITISDADAKKYYQDNISKYSTPAQREVSHILIKGDKQKAEAILKQLKAGTDFATLAKKDSQDVGSAKQGGSLGWVEKGTMDPVFEQAAFALKKAGDISDVVKSSFGYHIIKLDAIKAPQAKPFKEVAEQIRSDLKDQKAVDKFYDLQDKLEKVAFESPDSLDAAAKAVNGKVQKTDFVSQADAPKVLQNSDVQDELATPEVSEDRLNSKVVQLAPEHVIVVHVDDSRPEKVLPLEEVKAKVVKQLTAMKATENAATLADQLVDSLAKGDQSVLKENKLSFSAEKSIDRQDPLAEEVFAMAKPHDGKATYTRTQDANGNTIVVKLTKVATNKDSKYHDQIGQQLTRLSTQQDIAGVISVLRAQTDIKYYVK; from the coding sequence ATGATGGATCGACTACGCGAGGGCGCTAATAGCATCGCGATTAAAGTTATCTTAGGACTCATCATCCTATCCTTCGTTTTTGCTGGCATTGGAAGCTATCTTGTTAGTGGTAGCAACAACGCAGCAGCGAAAGTAGGCGACAGCAAAATCAGCCGTCAAGATTTTGAGCAGGCTTACCAAAATGAACGCAACCGCATGCAACAGCAATTGGGTGATTACTTTTCCAACTTGCTAAGTGACCCATCTTATGTGGCTTCTTTCCGTAAATCTGTTTTAGACCGCATGATCAATGATGAGTTGATTCAGCAGCATGCTCAATCACTCGGCTTGACAGTAAGCGACAGCCAAGTGCGTCAACAATTATTGAGTATTCCTGCTTTCCAAAAAGATGGTAAGTTCGACAAAGAGCTATATCAAGCGGCATTGCGCAGAGCGGGCTTTACTGCTGACGCTTTTGCAGAATATCTACGTAAAGAACTGCTACGTGATCAATTAGTGAATGCCTTACAAAGCAGCGAATTCGCTTTAAAAGGTGAAATTGACCACCAAGCCGAACTGATTAATCAAACTCGTAGCATTCAAACAATTGAACTTGCAACGAGTACGTTTGCAAAAAAAGTAAAATTGACTGACGAAGAAATTCAACAGTACTACAAAGAGCATCCGCAGGCATTTACACGTCCGGCACAGAAGAAAATTTCTTATCTTGAAGTGTCTGCTGATGACCTTAAAGATCAAATTACCATTTCTGATGCAGATGCGAAGAAATACTACCAAGACAACATCAGTAAATACTCTACGCCTGCTCAGCGCGAAGTTAGCCATATTTTAATTAAAGGTGATAAGCAAAAAGCAGAAGCAATCCTTAAACAGCTTAAGGCGGGCACTGATTTTGCTACATTAGCGAAAAAAGATTCGCAAGATGTTGGTAGTGCTAAACAAGGTGGCTCACTTGGTTGGGTTGAAAAGGGCACAATGGATCCGGTTTTCGAACAAGCTGCATTTGCACTGAAAAAAGCAGGTGATATTTCTGACGTCGTCAAATCATCATTCGGTTACCACATTATTAAGCTTGATGCGATTAAAGCTCCGCAAGCTAAACCGTTTAAAGAAGTGGCTGAGCAGATTCGTTCTGATCTCAAAGACCAGAAAGCGGTTGATAAATTCTATGACTTACAAGATAAGCTAGAAAAAGTGGCATTTGAATCACCAGATTCATTAGATGCAGCAGCAAAAGCGGTTAATGGTAAAGTACAAAAAACCGATTTTGTTTCTCAGGCTGATGCACCGAAAGTATTGCAAAATTCAGATGTACAAGATGAGTTGGCAACACCAGAAGTCAGCGAAGACCGTTTGAATTCAAAAGTCGTTCAACTTGCCCCTGAGCACGTCATTGTGGTTCACGTTGATGATTCTCGCCCAGAAAAAGTATTACCACTTGAAGAGGTAAAAGCGAAAGTGGTGAAACAACTAACAGCAATGAAAGCAACAGAAAATGCTGCAACCTTAGCGGATCAACTCGTTGATAGCTTAGCCAAAGGCGACCAAAGCGTATTGAAAGAGAATAAGTTAAGTTTCTCTGCCGAAAAATCAATCGACCGTCAAGACCCGCTAGCAGAAGAAGTATTTGCGATGGCGAAGCCACATGATGGAAAAGCAACTTATACTCGTACCCAAGATGCGAATGGTAATACTATTGTTGTTAAGTTGACTAAAGTCGCGACTAATAAAGACAGTAAGTACCATGATCAAATTGGTCAGCAGTTAACTCGCTTATCCACACAGCAAGATATTGCTGGTGTTATCTCAGTTCTGCGTGCGCAGACGGATATCAAGTATTACGTGAAATAA
- a CDS encoding ComEA family DNA-binding protein produces the protein MKKILLLLSLIFAFYTPSQVVWASNSSTKADEIKITVNINTASAEELSTLLKGVGLTKAKAIVMYRQANGPFKSKDDLTKVKGIGKSTVKKNEERILL, from the coding sequence ATGAAAAAAATTTTGTTACTCTTGAGTTTGATTTTTGCCTTTTATACACCGAGCCAAGTGGTATGGGCGTCGAATAGCAGTACTAAGGCTGATGAGATTAAAATCACCGTCAACATAAACACCGCCAGTGCTGAAGAGTTATCAACACTGCTCAAAGGTGTTGGACTGACTAAAGCTAAGGCGATTGTAATGTATCGCCAAGCGAACGGCCCTTTTAAAAGCAAAGATGACTTAACGAAAGTGAAAGGTATTGGGAAATCAACAGTGAAAAAGAACGAAGAGAGAATTTTACTTTAA
- the cmk gene encoding (d)CMP kinase: protein MSSQTPVVTVDGPSGAGKGTLCMLLAKKLGFHLLDSGAIYRVLALAAIHHGVDTESEEALVPLATHLDVQFIAEGDLVKVILEGEDVSGELRKEQTGMAASKVAALPRVREALLRRQRAFADGAGLVADGRDMGTVVFPAAEAKIFLDASAEERARRRFKQLQLKGLDVKFDALLSEIQERDDRDRNRPVAPLRPAEDALLLDSTTMSIDEVVEKAIKYVESKLSRTE from the coding sequence ATGTCCTCTCAAACACCGGTGGTAACTGTAGATGGGCCAAGCGGAGCAGGCAAAGGTACACTTTGCATGTTACTGGCTAAAAAACTCGGTTTTCACCTTCTCGATTCTGGCGCCATTTATCGTGTGTTGGCTTTGGCCGCTATTCATCATGGTGTTGATACAGAGTCTGAAGAAGCGCTCGTTCCATTAGCAACTCATCTAGACGTTCAGTTTATTGCTGAAGGTGATCTAGTGAAAGTGATTTTGGAAGGGGAAGACGTATCCGGTGAATTACGCAAAGAGCAAACGGGAATGGCAGCGTCAAAAGTTGCGGCATTACCTCGTGTTCGCGAAGCATTACTGCGTCGCCAAAGAGCCTTTGCTGATGGTGCAGGCTTAGTCGCTGATGGTCGTGACATGGGCACAGTTGTATTCCCTGCTGCAGAAGCTAAAATCTTTCTTGATGCAAGTGCTGAAGAACGCGCCCGTCGTCGCTTTAAGCAGTTGCAACTGAAGGGCTTAGATGTTAAATTTGACGCCCTTTTAAGCGAAATCCAAGAGCGTGACGATAGAGATCGTAATCGCCCTGTGGCGCCGTTGCGCCCAGCAGAGGATGCGCTGCTGCTAGATTCAACCACAATGTCTATCGATGAAGTGGTTGAGAAAGCAATAAAATATGTAGAATCTAAGCTGTCACGAACTGAGTAG
- the rpsA gene encoding 30S ribosomal protein S1, with amino-acid sequence MTESFAQLFEEFLNETEFQQGTIVKGTVVAIENGYVLVDAGLKSESAIPAEQFKNAAGELEVEVGSEVDVALDAVEDGFGETQLSREKAKRHEAWIVLEKAYEEAETVVGIINGKVKGGFTVELNGIRAFLPGSLVDVRPIRDTTHLENKELEFKVIKLDQKRNNVVVSRRAVIESENSVERDELLETLQEGTEVKGIVKNLTDYGAFVDLGGVDGLLHITDMAWKRVKHPSEIVNVGDEITVKVLKFDRERTRVSLGLKQLGEDPWVAIAARYPEGHKLTGRVTNLTDYGCFVEIEEGVEGLVHVSEMDWTNKNIHPSKVVNVGDEVEVMVLDIDEERRRISLGLKQCKTNPWQDFAEAQAKGDKVTGKIKSITDFGIFIGLEGGIDGLVHLSDISWNVPGEEAVREYKKGDEISAVVLAVDADRERISLGVKQMENDPFNAYVADNKKGALVNGTVTAVDAKGATIELEEGVEGYIRVSEIARDRVEDASLILNAGDKVEAKFTGVDRKNRVINLSIKAKDEAEEQEAMASLNKQDEGAFGNAMADAFKAAKGE; translated from the coding sequence ATGACTGAATCTTTTGCTCAACTCTTTGAAGAGTTTCTAAACGAGACTGAATTCCAACAAGGTACTATCGTTAAAGGTACTGTAGTAGCGATCGAAAACGGCTACGTTCTTGTTGACGCAGGTCTGAAATCTGAATCTGCTATCCCAGCTGAACAGTTCAAAAACGCTGCTGGCGAACTAGAAGTAGAAGTAGGTTCTGAAGTAGATGTTGCTCTAGACGCTGTAGAAGACGGTTTCGGTGAAACTCAACTTTCTCGTGAGAAAGCGAAACGTCACGAAGCTTGGATCGTTCTTGAGAAAGCTTACGAAGAAGCTGAAACTGTTGTTGGTATCATCAACGGTAAAGTTAAAGGCGGTTTCACTGTTGAACTTAACGGTATCCGTGCATTCCTTCCAGGTTCTCTAGTAGACGTTCGTCCAATCCGTGACACTACTCACCTAGAAAACAAAGAGCTAGAGTTCAAAGTTATCAAGCTTGACCAGAAACGTAACAACGTTGTTGTTTCTCGTCGTGCTGTTATCGAATCTGAAAACAGTGTTGAGCGTGACGAACTTCTTGAAACTCTACAAGAAGGTACTGAAGTTAAAGGTATCGTTAAGAACCTTACTGATTACGGTGCATTCGTTGACCTTGGCGGTGTTGATGGTCTACTACACATCACTGACATGGCTTGGAAACGTGTTAAACACCCATCAGAGATCGTTAACGTTGGTGACGAAATCACAGTTAAAGTTCTTAAATTCGACCGTGAACGTACTCGCGTATCACTAGGTCTGAAACAGCTTGGTGAAGATCCATGGGTAGCAATCGCTGCTCGTTACCCAGAAGGTCACAAACTAACTGGTCGTGTAACTAACCTAACTGATTACGGCTGCTTCGTTGAAATCGAAGAAGGCGTTGAAGGTCTAGTACACGTTTCAGAAATGGATTGGACTAACAAGAACATCCACCCATCTAAAGTTGTTAATGTTGGCGACGAAGTTGAGGTTATGGTTCTTGATATCGACGAAGAACGTCGTCGTATCTCTCTAGGTCTTAAACAGTGTAAAACTAACCCTTGGCAAGACTTCGCTGAAGCTCAAGCTAAAGGCGACAAAGTTACTGGTAAGATCAAGTCTATCACTGACTTCGGTATCTTCATCGGTCTTGAAGGCGGCATCGACGGTCTAGTTCACCTATCTGACATCTCTTGGAACGTTCCTGGAGAAGAAGCAGTACGTGAATACAAGAAAGGCGACGAAATCTCTGCAGTTGTTCTAGCTGTAGATGCAGATCGTGAACGCATTTCTCTAGGCGTTAAGCAAATGGAAAATGACCCATTCAACGCTTACGTTGCTGACAACAAGAAAGGTGCACTAGTTAACGGTACTGTTACTGCAGTAGACGCTAAAGGTGCAACTATCGAACTTGAAGAAGGCGTAGAAGGTTACATCCGCGTTTCTGAAATCGCACGTGACCGTGTTGAAGATGCTTCTCTAATTCTTAACGCTGGCGACAAAGTTGAAGCGAAATTTACTGGTGTAGACCGCAAAAACCGCGTAATCAACCTGTCTATCAAAGCGAAAGACGAAGCTGAAGAGCAAGAAGCAATGGCTTCACTGAACAAGCAAGATGAAGGCGCGTTCGGTAATGCTATGGCTGACGCATTCAAAGCAGCTAAAGGCGAGTAA
- the ihfB gene encoding integration host factor subunit beta — protein sequence MTKSELIERLCAEQTHLSAKEIEDAVKDILEYMASTLEDGERIEIRGFGSFSLHYREPRVGRNPKTGEKVELEGKYVPHFKPGKELRERVNESL from the coding sequence ATGACTAAGTCTGAATTGATCGAAAGACTCTGCGCTGAGCAAACCCATTTGTCTGCAAAAGAGATCGAAGATGCGGTGAAAGACATTCTTGAATACATGGCATCTACGTTGGAAGATGGAGAACGCATCGAAATTCGTGGTTTCGGTAGTTTCTCTTTGCATTATCGAGAGCCGCGCGTAGGCCGTAACCCAAAAACTGGTGAAAAAGTTGAATTAGAGGGTAAATATGTACCTCATTTCAAACCAGGCAAGGAATTACGTGAGCGTGTAAACGAAAGTCTCTGA
- a CDS encoding LapA family protein produces MKIIKIVLILALFLIALALGSQNQEVVTFNYLLAQGQFHLSTLLGSVFVVGFVLAWILFVGVHLKSKFRIRKLNKQLKKQTAKNQVSDEN; encoded by the coding sequence ATGAAAATTATAAAAATTGTACTCATTTTGGCTCTGTTTCTTATCGCCTTGGCGTTAGGTTCACAAAACCAAGAAGTAGTGACCTTCAACTATTTGTTGGCTCAGGGACAGTTCCATCTTTCAACTTTATTGGGAAGCGTTTTTGTTGTTGGGTTTGTGTTGGCATGGATTCTCTTTGTAGGTGTTCATCTCAAGTCAAAATTTAGAATTCGTAAATTGAACAAGCAATTAAAAAAGCAGACCGCCAAAAACCAAGTCTCTGATGAGAACTGA
- the lapB gene encoding lipopolysaccharide assembly protein LapB — MLEILFLLLPIAAAYGWYMGNRSAQQDKQKQSHQISRQYVTGLNLLLSDQSDKAVDHFIELLQVDNDTIDTHLALGNLFRSRGEVDRAIRIHQNLISRTGLTIDQKNLALQQLAKDYMVSGFLDRAERIFEQLVDEPEHRESALQQLTAIYQQTREWNKAIECAQALVKMGKIKMKSNIAHFLCELAMQEKSDGRHDKAVQLFKRALQMDSKCVRATISLGKLYLENEDYKRTAEYMRQVLEQDIDFVGEVLPIVAECYHHLGQEHELVVFLRECIADNAGVSAELMLAHLVAKHEGTASAQDLLTRQLVKNPTMKGFYRLIDYHIAEAEEGRAKESLMTLQKLVGEQMKTKPHYRCSHCGFSTHSLYWHCPSCKSWGSIKPIRGLDGE, encoded by the coding sequence ATGTTAGAAATACTGTTCTTGTTGCTGCCGATTGCCGCTGCCTACGGGTGGTATATGGGTAATCGTAGTGCTCAGCAAGATAAACAGAAACAATCTCACCAAATATCTCGCCAGTATGTGACGGGACTGAACTTGCTTTTGTCTGATCAATCAGATAAAGCGGTTGATCACTTTATTGAACTTTTACAAGTGGATAACGATACGATCGATACTCACCTTGCATTGGGTAATCTATTTCGTTCTCGAGGCGAAGTAGACCGCGCTATTCGTATTCATCAAAATCTAATTTCACGTACAGGTTTGACGATTGACCAGAAAAATTTAGCGCTGCAACAGCTTGCTAAAGATTACATGGTCTCCGGCTTCCTAGATCGAGCTGAGCGTATTTTTGAACAATTGGTCGACGAGCCTGAACATCGCGAATCTGCTCTGCAGCAATTAACCGCTATTTATCAGCAAACACGTGAATGGAATAAAGCGATTGAGTGTGCACAGGCATTAGTCAAAATGGGCAAGATTAAGATGAAGTCTAATATTGCTCATTTCTTGTGTGAGTTAGCCATGCAGGAAAAGTCAGACGGTCGCCATGATAAAGCGGTCCAGTTGTTCAAGCGTGCGTTGCAGATGGATTCTAAATGTGTTCGCGCAACCATTTCTCTTGGCAAACTGTACTTAGAAAACGAAGATTACAAGCGCACTGCTGAATATATGCGCCAAGTTTTGGAGCAGGATATCGATTTTGTTGGTGAAGTTCTGCCTATTGTAGCGGAGTGTTATCACCACCTAGGGCAAGAGCATGAGTTGGTTGTATTCTTACGTGAGTGCATAGCCGATAATGCGGGGGTATCCGCTGAATTGATGTTGGCACATTTAGTTGCCAAACATGAAGGTACGGCGTCAGCCCAAGATTTATTAACAAGACAGTTAGTAAAAAACCCAACCATGAAAGGGTTTTATCGTTTAATTGATTACCATATAGCAGAAGCTGAAGAAGGCCGAGCCAAAGAGAGCTTGATGACACTGCAGAAGCTCGTTGGTGAGCAGATGAAAACTAAACCGCATTACCGTTGTAGTCATTGCGGTTTTTCCACTCACTCTTTGTATTGGCATTGCCCATCTTGTAAAAGTTGGGGAAGCATCAAGCCTATTCGTGGCCTTGATGGTGAGTAA
- the pyrF gene encoding orotidine-5'-phosphate decarboxylase, whose product MNDPKVIVALDYENQNDALAFVDKIDPATCRLKVGKEMFTLFGPEFVKELHRRGFSVFLDLKFHDIPNTCSKAVRAAAELGVWMVNVHASGGERMMSASREILEPYGKDRPLLIGVTVLTSMEQSDLQGIGIDVAPQEQVLKLATLTQNSGLDGVVCSAQEASVLKSNLGQEFKLVTPGIRPAGAAKGDQRRVMTPYDAVQAGSDYLVIGRPITQAENPAQVLIDINGTLV is encoded by the coding sequence ATGAACGACCCAAAAGTAATCGTAGCCCTAGATTACGAAAATCAGAACGATGCTCTGGCATTTGTCGATAAAATTGATCCGGCAACATGTCGTCTAAAAGTGGGCAAAGAAATGTTCACGCTATTTGGGCCTGAATTTGTAAAAGAGCTTCACCGCCGTGGATTCTCTGTATTCTTGGATCTTAAATTTCATGACATCCCTAACACCTGTTCTAAAGCGGTTCGTGCAGCTGCAGAGCTAGGTGTTTGGATGGTAAATGTGCATGCAAGTGGTGGCGAACGTATGATGTCGGCATCTCGCGAAATACTAGAGCCTTATGGGAAAGATCGTCCGTTACTGATTGGTGTTACGGTATTAACGAGTATGGAGCAGTCAGATCTGCAAGGTATTGGTATTGACGTTGCGCCGCAAGAACAAGTGCTTAAATTAGCGACATTAACTCAAAACTCAGGTTTAGATGGGGTTGTATGTTCAGCTCAAGAAGCCTCTGTACTCAAGTCTAACTTAGGGCAAGAATTTAAATTGGTTACTCCAGGCATTCGACCTGCTGGTGCGGCGAAAGGTGACCAACGCCGAGTTATGACACCGTATGATGCGGTTCAAGCCGGGTCTGATTATCTTGTGATTGGTCGACCAATCACCCAAGCTGAAAATCCAGCTCAAGTGCTAATAGATATTAATGGCACGTTGGTCTAG
- the miaE gene encoding tRNA isopentenyl-2-thiomethyl-A-37 hydroxylase MiaE yields the protein MITQDNIQQLLTPISHFLQCETPDSWITQAKKPENLRVLLLDHLLCELKAGQSAMYLIRKYAVDQASQHSLLDWFKPYEDFAYRGIGSLETLKGKSQISKSIMAKSNSPYSQDLIDKMVLLIKEELHHFYQVLEIMDTRNIAYESIPASRYAKGMLSHMKTYEPATLIDKLIVGAYIEARSCERFAKLAPHLDDDIAKFYVSLLRSEARHYQDYLSLAQQISPDDISDRVAYFGRVEADLITTPDSEFKFHSGVPA from the coding sequence ATGATTACTCAAGATAATATCCAACAGCTCCTAACCCCTATCAGCCACTTTTTACAATGTGAAACGCCAGATAGTTGGATTACACAAGCCAAAAAACCAGAAAACTTACGAGTCTTGCTACTCGATCACCTACTTTGCGAATTAAAAGCCGGCCAATCTGCCATGTACTTAATTCGTAAATATGCCGTTGATCAAGCGAGTCAGCATTCATTATTGGATTGGTTTAAGCCCTATGAAGATTTCGCCTATCGCGGTATTGGCTCGTTAGAAACATTAAAGGGAAAGAGCCAGATTTCAAAATCAATTATGGCAAAGTCAAACTCGCCGTATAGCCAAGATTTGATTGATAAAATGGTGCTGCTGATAAAAGAAGAATTACATCATTTCTATCAAGTGCTAGAGATTATGGATACGCGTAATATCGCTTATGAGTCTATCCCTGCCAGTCGTTACGCTAAGGGCATGTTATCACACATGAAAACCTACGAGCCGGCTACCTTAATCGATAAACTCATCGTTGGCGCCTACATTGAAGCTCGCTCCTGTGAGCGATTTGCCAAGTTAGCCCCTCACCTTGACGACGATATCGCTAAATTCTATGTTTCATTACTACGCTCTGAAGCCCGCCACTATCAGGATTATCTTAGCCTAGCTCAGCAGATTTCTCCTGACGATATTAGCGACAGGGTCGCCTACTTTGGCCGTGTTGAAGCAGATTTAATCACTACCCCAGATAGTGAATTTAAATTCCATAGTGGTGTTCCAGCTTAA
- a CDS encoding DNA repair protein, with the protein MNIGLIIALVAVLLILVLGYNIMLQYKVRLESTKKQEAAKYIAIIDATEDLIGNAHHMPFSKDLLVCLNTRILDALEAMHELDPKDKNLMGRIENMRSQVENLKNNHPGTESTSFKVPSSDKQALLMLKLVKRLRDTIRSEHNKGRIDTQAFVTENARLENIQIRINIENVIKRANDSIVRGQPGTALQLLRKGIDVLSSKNDSYSNQAREKLQGMYDELEQRRQSKSEQELHQIEANEHDSDMEALFGEKKKW; encoded by the coding sequence ATGAATATTGGTTTAATTATCGCCCTTGTCGCTGTTTTACTTATTTTAGTGCTTGGGTATAACATCATGCTGCAGTATAAGGTTCGCTTAGAGTCGACAAAGAAGCAAGAAGCGGCAAAGTATATTGCTATTATTGATGCCACTGAAGATCTTATCGGTAATGCTCATCATATGCCGTTTAGCAAAGATTTGTTAGTTTGCTTAAACACGAGAATACTCGATGCTCTTGAAGCAATGCATGAACTTGATCCAAAAGATAAGAATTTAATGGGTCGCATTGAAAATATGCGTTCTCAAGTGGAAAACTTGAAAAACAATCACCCTGGAACTGAAAGTACCTCATTTAAAGTACCAAGTAGTGATAAACAAGCTCTACTGATGCTTAAATTGGTGAAGCGGCTACGTGATACTATTCGCAGTGAACATAACAAAGGCCGTATCGATACTCAGGCTTTTGTGACTGAAAATGCGCGCTTAGAGAACATTCAGATTCGTATCAACATTGAAAACGTGATTAAACGAGCTAATGATTCGATTGTTCGCGGTCAACCTGGCACAGCTTTACAGTTGTTACGTAAAGGTATTGATGTTTTAAGTTCAAAAAATGATAGCTATTCTAACCAAGCACGTGAAAAGCTACAGGGAATGTATGACGAGTTAGAACAGCGTCGCCAATCAAAAAGTGAGCAAGAGCTCCATCAGATTGAAGCAAATGAACATGACAGCGATATGGAAGCGCTGTTTGGTGAGAAGAAAAAGTGGTAG
- the cysB gene encoding HTH-type transcriptional regulator CysB, translating into MKLQQLKYIVEVVNHNLNVSATAESLYTSQPGISKQVRMLEDELGIQIFERSGKHLTQVTQAGDEIVRIATEILSRVDSIKSVAGEHTHPEMGSLHIATTHTQARYALPHSIKQFTSQYPKVSLHMHQGTPSQMSDAISKGDANLAIATESMHLYEDAVMLPCYHWNRSIVVPKGHPLTRKETVSIADLAAYPLVTYVFGFVGRSELDNAFHREGLTPKVVFTATDADVIKTYVRMGIGVGVIASMAVDKTLDDDLVAIDARHIFGASTTSIGFRRGTFMRSYMYDFMELFAPHLTRPVVEQAISLKSNSEINEMFKDIVLPTR; encoded by the coding sequence ATGAAGTTACAACAGTTAAAATACATTGTTGAAGTGGTCAATCATAACTTAAATGTATCAGCAACTGCTGAAAGTTTATATACCTCTCAACCGGGAATAAGTAAGCAAGTTAGGATGCTGGAAGATGAATTAGGGATTCAAATCTTCGAGCGTAGTGGTAAGCATCTAACGCAGGTCACGCAAGCAGGAGATGAAATCGTCAGAATAGCGACGGAAATATTATCGAGGGTCGATAGTATTAAGTCGGTCGCCGGCGAACATACACACCCTGAAATGGGGTCTCTCCATATCGCAACCACCCACACCCAAGCTCGTTACGCACTTCCTCATTCAATCAAGCAATTTACCTCACAATACCCTAAGGTGTCGTTACACATGCACCAAGGAACACCCAGCCAGATGTCAGATGCGATCTCCAAAGGCGATGCAAACCTAGCTATCGCGACAGAATCGATGCATCTCTATGAAGATGCTGTGATGCTGCCTTGCTATCATTGGAACCGTTCGATAGTGGTTCCTAAAGGCCATCCACTGACTCGAAAAGAGACGGTAAGCATTGCCGATTTGGCGGCTTATCCTTTGGTGACATATGTGTTTGGGTTTGTAGGGCGCTCTGAACTGGATAACGCTTTTCATCGCGAAGGGTTGACGCCAAAAGTGGTGTTTACCGCTACGGATGCGGATGTCATTAAAACCTATGTACGTATGGGCATCGGTGTCGGGGTCATTGCGAGTATGGCCGTGGATAAAACGTTAGACGACGATTTGGTCGCAATAGATGCACGACATATATTCGGCGCGAGTACTACCAGTATTGGTTTTCGGCGTGGAACATTTATGCGCTCTTATATGTACGACTTTATGGAACTGTTCGCTCCCCATTTGACAAGACCTGTTGTAGAACAAGCCATATCTTTGAAGTCCAACTCTGAAATTAATGAAATGTTTAAAGATATCGTATTACCGACACGCTAA